In the Juglans microcarpa x Juglans regia isolate MS1-56 chromosome 6D, Jm3101_v1.0, whole genome shotgun sequence genome, one interval contains:
- the LOC121235186 gene encoding plant intracellular Ras-group-related LRR protein 5-like → MAVIPKQEPPSPAFAETVEEITRIYRSLPTRPSVEEVEAAISVLKTVDTEEQMKLEEISKQEASQDVPVEIFSVLQQVRRNMVLFQSHEQKKEALHLVELDKKFQEFDDLIQRASGLVSGDTQNEKHVVLDKEFNKFGRESIVSDEDLVKNREDEEPEGKTSKGLTRSASTKASIFSSGGGDSKKWSLLKVAALIEKSAKTGAVVVDLKGKLMDRMEWLPVSIGKLSEVTDLDLSENQIMALPHTIGGLRALKKLDIHSNQVINLPDSFGELINLTDLDLHANRLKSLPDSFGNLINLINLDLSLNDFTHLPETIGNFTCLKRLNVETNELVELPYTIGSCSSLVELRLDFNQLKALPEAIGKLECLEIITFHYNRVKGLPTTMGNLSNLKELDASFNELEYIPENLCFAVGLKKLIVGKNFADLRALPRSIGNLEMLEELDISDNQIRTLPDSFRLLSSLRVFRADETPLEVPPRQVTALGAQAVVQYMADFVAKRDAVSTPISKKKKGFWFWVCSMFSPKRSNVSKIKNVPRT, encoded by the exons ATGGCTGTAATACCCAAGCAAGAGCCTCCATCACCTGCCTTTGCAGAAACAGTAGAAGAAATAACGAGAATCTATAGATCACTGCCAACAAGACCTTCCGTTGAAGAGGTTGAAGCCGCCATTTCTGTGCTAAAAACTGTGGATACCGAGGAGCAGATGAAGCTTGAAGAAATTTCAAAGCAAGAGGCTTCCCAAGATGTCCCTGTGGAAATCTTCTCTGTGCTGCAGCAAGTGAGGAGGAACATGGTTTTGTTCCAGAGCCATGAACAGAAGAAGGAGGCTCTCCACTTGGTTGAGCTTGACAAGAAGTTTCAGGAATTTGATGATCTCATTCAAAGAGCTTCTGGGTTGGTTTCTGGGGATACCCAGAATGAAAAACATGTTGTTTTGGATAAAGAATTTAACAAATTTGGGAGAGAAAGTATAGTCAGTGATGAGGATTTGGTGAAGAACAGGGAAGATGAAGAACCAGAGGGAAAGACTTCGAAGGGTTTGACTAGGAGTGCTTCCACAAAGGCTTCTATTTTCTCTTCAG GTGGTGGAGACTCCAAGAAGTGGAGTTTACTGAAGGTAGCAGCTCTGATTGAAAAGTCTGCTAAAACTGGGGCAGTAGTTGTTGATCTTAAGGGGAAGTTAATGGATCGTATGGAATGGCTTCCTGTCTCAATTGGGAAATTATCAGAGGTCACTGATTTGGACCTATCTGAGAACCAAATTATGGCTCTTCCACACACAATTGGTGGCCTCAGGGCCTTGAAAAAGCTTGACATCCACTCAAACCAAGTTATAAACCTTCCTGACTCATTTGGGGAACTGATCAATCTCACTGATCTTGACCTCCATGCAAATAGGTTGAAATCACTGCCAGATTCTTTTGGTAACTTGATAAATCTCATTAATCTTGATTTGAGCTTGAATGACTTCACTCATTTACCAGAGACAATTGGGAATTTTACTTGCTTGAAGAGATTGAATGTAGAAACTAATGAGCTTGTGGAATTACCTTACACAATTGGATCTTGTTCATCACTTGTGGAGCTGAGATTAGATTTCAATCAGCTCAAGGCTCTTCCTGAGGCAATTGGAAAGCTTGAATGCTTGGAgatcattacttttcactacaATAGAGTTAAAGGGTTGCCAACAACAATGGGCAACCTTTCCAATTTGAAGGAACTTGATGCCAGCTTCAATGAACTTGAATATATACCTGAAAACCTATGTTTTGCAGTAGGTCTAAAGAAATTGATTGTGGGGAAGAACTTTGCAGATCTAAGAGCCTTGCCTAGATCTATTGGCAATCTCGAGATGCTTGAAGAGTTGGATATTAGTGACAATCAAATAAGAACATTGCCAGATTCTTTCAGGCTTTTGTCAAGTTTGAGAGTCTTCCGTGCAGATGAAACACCTTTGGAAGTGCCACCAAGACAAGTAACTGCATTAGGTGCTCAG GCTGTTGTTCAGTACATGGCTGATTTTGTTGCAAAGAGGGATGCTGTATCTACACCAatatcaaagaagaagaagggattTTGGTTCTGGGTTTGCTCAATGTTCAGTCCCAAGCGGAGTAATGTCTCCAAAATCAAGAATGTGCCGAGAACTTAA